GAGGAGCCGCTGACGGCGATGGTTTCATCGGGTACAGGTTCTGGTGAGCGACCCGGGGGCAGTGCGCTCTCCGAGATCAACGTCACGCCGTTTGTCGATGTGGTCTTGGTCCTCCTTGTCATCTTCCTCATTACGGCGCCGATGATGCTCAGGGGGATCGATGTCAAGGTACCCAAGACCGAGGCCAAGAATGTCGGGCCTGAGGAGCGGCTGATGCTGACGGTCACCAAGGAGAAGGCCGTCTACCTGGATGATCAGCCCATCACCCTTGCCCGGCTCGAGGGGATCCTTGTCGGGCTTCGACAGCGCAATGCAAAGGCTGCCGTATTCCTTCGGGCGGATGAAGGGGTGGCCTACGGCGTTGTCGTGAAGGTCATGGATGCGGTGAAGAAGGCCGGCATTGAACGGTTAGGGATGGTGACCGAACCGATTCCTCCTGTGGCGAAGGGACGGTAGCGTGGCTGTGGGAGCGATCGGACGGCGTCTTCCTGTGCCGGAAGTGTCGTCCTCGTGTGGCCTCTCGCTTTTGCTCCATGGACTTCTGGTGGTCGCGGTGGTGTATGTCCCACAGTGGCTTCACGGTACGTCATTCAAGGTACCGGTCAGTTACGAAGTGACGCTTGCGTCCCTACAGGAGACAGGCAAGGCGCAGAAGCCTGGTCCTCCTCTGCGGGTGGGGCAGAAGGTCGCGACCCCAACGGCGAAAGCGGCCGCCCAGCCACGGGATCTTCTCACGCTTCCATC
This region of Candidatus Methylomirabilis sp. genomic DNA includes:
- a CDS encoding biopolymer transporter ExbD, which produces MVSSGTGSGERPGGSALSEINVTPFVDVVLVLLVIFLITAPMMLRGIDVKVPKTEAKNVGPEERLMLTVTKEKAVYLDDQPITLARLEGILVGLRQRNAKAAVFLRADEGVAYGVVVKVMDAVKKAGIERLGMVTEPIPPVAKGR